One genomic window of Acidovorax radicis includes the following:
- a CDS encoding glycerophosphodiester phosphodiesterase: protein MHASAAKWGVVGLVTALAATLVACGGNDDSPYPTLNGDKPLVIGHRGAAGYLPDHTLEGYKRGIEMGADFIEPDLVATKDGVLVARHEPNITGTTDVSTRAEFASRKTKKVVDGVTEEGWFASDFTLAEIKTLRAVQPLSDRDPSYNGKFQIPTLDEVLDLAKSEGAKAGRTVGVYPETKHPTFHAKLGLPLEDRLLATLAKYGYTAKSSPVIVQSFEVANLKYLRTKTQVRLVQLVDANDVNPDGSMDLTAPYDKPYDFAVAGDARTFASLLTPAGLKEVKTYADGVGPWKPYLIPSKQVDANKDGKADDLNGDGVIDERDRVMMSATDVVKNAHAAGLFVHAYTFRNEAKRLASDFKGDPKAEYRLFYNLGVDGVFSDFADVAKAARDN, encoded by the coding sequence AAGCCGCTGGTCATTGGCCACCGGGGCGCGGCGGGCTATCTGCCCGATCACACCCTGGAGGGCTACAAACGCGGCATCGAGATGGGCGCCGACTTCATTGAACCCGACCTGGTGGCCACCAAAGACGGCGTGCTGGTGGCCCGGCACGAGCCCAACATCACCGGCACCACCGATGTGTCCACCCGGGCCGAGTTCGCCAGCCGCAAGACCAAAAAGGTGGTGGATGGGGTGACGGAAGAGGGCTGGTTTGCCTCGGACTTCACGCTGGCCGAGATCAAGACGCTGCGCGCCGTGCAGCCGCTGTCAGACCGCGACCCGTCGTACAACGGCAAGTTCCAGATCCCGACGCTGGACGAAGTGCTGGATCTCGCAAAGAGCGAGGGCGCCAAGGCCGGGCGCACGGTGGGCGTGTACCCCGAAACCAAGCACCCTACGTTTCACGCCAAGCTGGGCCTGCCGCTGGAAGACCGGCTTCTCGCCACCCTGGCCAAATACGGCTACACCGCCAAAAGCTCGCCGGTGATCGTGCAGTCGTTTGAAGTCGCCAACCTGAAGTACCTGCGCACCAAGACACAGGTGCGCCTTGTGCAATTGGTGGATGCCAACGACGTGAACCCCGACGGCAGCATGGACCTGACAGCGCCCTACGACAAACCCTATGATTTCGCCGTGGCGGGTGACGCGCGCACCTTCGCCAGCCTGCTCACGCCAGCGGGCCTCAAGGAGGTCAAGACCTACGCCGACGGCGTGGGCCCCTGGAAGCCCTACCTCATCCCGTCCAAGCAGGTCGATGCCAACAAGGATGGCAAGGCCGATGACTTGAATGGCGACGGCGTGATTGACGAACGCGACCGCGTCATGATGTCCGCCACCGATGTGGTCAAGAACGCCCATGCCGCCGGTCTGTTTGTGCACGCGTATACCTTCCGCAACGAAGCCAAGCGCCTGGCATCGGACTTCAAGGGCGACCCCAAGGCCGAATACCGGCTGTTCTACAACCTGGGCGTGGACGGCGTCTTCAGCGACTTTGCGGACGTCGCCAAGGCCGCGCGGGATAACTAA
- a CDS encoding IS5 family transposase, producing MKQSSLGLSNTIKRTRKREFLDAMELVVPWAELVSLIEPYAPEIGRRGQQPFAVQTLLRIHFMQQWFKLSDPAMEEALHDVPAFRDFAGLSHWDEHIPSESSILRFRHLLERHKLADQILATVNALLQAKGLQLKAGTVVDATLIAAPTSTKNEGKARDPEMHQSKKGNEWYFGMKAHIGVDADSGLVHSVRGTSGNVNDVIEANSLLHGQETDAFGDAGYQGVDKRPDANKNVRWHVAMRPGLRRALDKNKPVDALIDQLERTKASIRAKVEHPFRVLKQQFGYVKVRYRGLMKNTAQIVTLFALGNLWMARHKLLACMGQVRVQGA from the coding sequence ATGAAGCAAAGCAGCCTGGGCCTGAGCAATACCATCAAGCGCACACGCAAGCGCGAGTTCCTTGATGCGATGGAGTTGGTGGTGCCCTGGGCCGAGTTGGTCTCGCTCATTGAGCCCTACGCCCCAGAGATCGGACGCCGGGGCCAGCAGCCCTTTGCGGTGCAGACCCTGCTGCGTATCCATTTCATGCAGCAGTGGTTCAAGCTTAGCGACCCAGCCATGGAAGAGGCACTGCACGACGTGCCAGCCTTTCGGGACTTTGCCGGCCTGTCTCACTGGGACGAACACATTCCCAGTGAATCGAGCATCCTGCGTTTTCGGCATCTGCTGGAGCGCCACAAACTGGCCGATCAGATCCTCGCTACGGTCAATGCCCTGCTGCAAGCCAAAGGGCTGCAACTCAAAGCAGGCACGGTGGTGGATGCCACGCTGATTGCGGCGCCGACGTCCACCAAGAATGAAGGCAAGGCACGAGACCCCGAGATGCATCAAAGCAAGAAGGGCAACGAGTGGTACTTTGGCATGAAGGCTCACATTGGCGTGGATGCGGATTCAGGCCTGGTGCACAGCGTGCGCGGCACCAGTGGCAATGTGAACGACGTGATAGAAGCCAACAGCCTGCTGCACGGGCAAGAAACGGATGCCTTTGGCGATGCGGGCTACCAAGGAGTGGACAAGCGGCCCGATGCCAACAAGAACGTGCGCTGGCATGTAGCCATGCGCCCGGGGTTGCGCCGGGCTTTGGACAAAAACAAGCCTGTGGATGCGCTGATCGACCAACTTGAACGCACCAAGGCCAGCATCCGGGCCAAGGTGGAGCACCCGTTCAGAGTGCTCAAGCAGCAGTTCGGGTACGTGAAGGTGCGCTACCGGGGGCTCATGAAGAACACGGCGCAGATCGTCACGCTGTTTGCGTTGGGCAATCTGTGGATGGCAAGGCACAAGTTGCTGGCCTGCATGGGGCAGGTGCGCGTGCAGGGGGCTTAA